One Brassica napus cultivar Da-Ae chromosome C2, Da-Ae, whole genome shotgun sequence DNA window includes the following coding sequences:
- the LOC106345490 gene encoding agamous-like MADS-box protein AGL12 — protein MARGKIQLKRIENPVHRQVTFCKRRTGLLKKAKELSVLCDAEIGVVIFSPQGKLFELAAKGTMDGIIDKYMKCTGGGRGSSSAIFTAQEQLQPPNLEPKDEVNVLKREIEMLQKGIRYMFGGGDGAMNLEELLLLEKHLEFWISQIRSAKMEIMLQEIQSLRNKEGVLKNANKFLLEKIEENNNSILDANFTTVDTNYSYPLTMPSEIFQF, from the exons ATGGCTCGTGGAAAGATCCAGCTGAAGAGGATCGAAAACCCAGTTCACAGGCAAGTGACTTTCTGCAAGAGGAGAACTGGTCTTCTCAAGAAGGCCAAAGAGCTCTCTGTGCTCTGCGACGCAGAGATTGGTGTTGTGATTTTCTCTCCTCAGGGAAAGCTGTTTGAGCTTGCAGCTAAAGg AACAATGGACGGGATAATTGATAAGTACATGAAGTGTACCGGTGGTGGTCGTGGTTCTTCTTCTGCTATTTTTACTGCTCAAGAACAACTTCAGCCCCCAAATCTT GAACCGAAAGATGAGGTCAATGTGCTTAAGAGAGAGATCGAGATGCTTCAGAAAGGAATAAG GTATATGTTTGGAGGAGGAGATGGCGCGATGAATCTTGAagaacttcttcttcttgagaagCATCTTGAGTTTTGGATTTCTCAGATCCGCTCGGCTAAG ATGGAGATTATGCTTCAAGAAATTCAGTCCTTAAGGAACAAG GAAGGAGTTCTCAAAAATGCCAACAAGTTTCTTCTCGAGAAG ATAGAGGAGAACAACAATAGCATATTAGATGCTAACTTCACAACTGTGGATACTAACTATTCTTATCCGCTAACCATGCCAAGTGAAATATTTCAGTTCTAG